One window of Fusarium keratoplasticum isolate Fu6.1 chromosome 2, whole genome shotgun sequence genomic DNA carries:
- a CDS encoding RING-type E3 ubiquitin transferase encodes MSKSMQLKEEGNKCFQAGDYAGADSLYSKAIIVDPKNPTLYTNRAFARLKLNYWDSVVTDCEACLRLAPDNMKAHYYLAQAQLALRDFDGALESALRAHAICAESNDRSLANVTAVVLRCKKERWEERERTRLRETKDLEREVIELLGRDRDAMLAETDDGMEKQEIEEETAAKIERMKEIFEKARDGSEKKREVPDWAIDDISFGIMVDPVITKTGKSYERASIMEHLRRHPSDPLTREPLHQSELRPNRGLKQACDEFLEENGWAVDW; translated from the exons atgtcaaagtcgatgcaattgaaggaggagggcaacAAATGCTTTCAAGCAGGCGACTATGCCGGCGCCGATAGCCTCTACTCCAAGGC CATCATCGTCGACCCTAAGAACCCGACCCTCTACACGAACCGCGCCTTTGCCcgcctcaagctcaactACTGGGACTCTGTCGTCACCGATTGCGAAGCATGCCTGCGGCTCGCTCCCGATAACATGAAGGCACACTACTATCTCGCCCAGGCTCAGCTCGCCCTGCGCGACTTTGATGGCGCACTCGAGAGCGCACTCCGCGCCCACGCCATCTGCGCAGAGTCCAACGACCGCTCCCTCGCAAACGTCACCGCCGTGGTCCTTCGGTGCAAGAAAGAGCGCTGGGAGGAGCGTGAGAGGACTCGCCTCCGCGAGACCAAGGACTTGGAGAGGGAGGTcattgagcttcttggcagggaTAGGGACGCTATGCTGGCGGAGACGGACGACGGCATGGAGAAACAAGAGATTGAAGAGGAAACTGCGGCAAAGATTGAAAGAATGAAGGAGATATTCGAAAAGGCGCGAGACGGcagcgagaagaagcgcgagGTGCCCGACTGGGCGATCGATGACATCAGTTTTGGTATCATGGTTGATCCCGTCATC ACAAAGACTGGAAAATCATATGAGCGCGCCTCCATCATGGAACATCTCCGACGACATCCTAGCGACCCTCTTACCCGTGAACCCCTCCACCAGTCAGAGCTGCGACCCAACCGGGGCCTGAAGCAGGCCTGTGATGAGTTCCTCGAGGAGAACGGCTGGGCTGTTGACTGGTAG
- a CDS encoding hypothetical protein (Expressed protein) has translation MNSHLRGSQPGPANMAMHQQFREAVIREIIHEEILIEQRHELAALATLLLAKAREEEEDSSNSYETSYEYYEEDEEEDEEDPSSVEQPQPTGRKRTLPRNDAQIPVPQKRQRIDPTPAVHPQPPPPQEIKRPETPPEAKNWMPTSMGSADNSHRHPVLQAALRKAPITYARPVAQTFLEELDCDKLGALDVAKAVFDMGIRYSKMASDDEFNIVFCVTLANPRDAVRYNIGTPSEKHMIFWGRVQRITHRDIPPDPFKTPIKQPERKAEVKPEPKVTTRRTVPAPVREKAEPKPAARRVAAPAPAPVREKPRGNLKASLIKEVDEKTKIPLNERVRKWLDEVISMDSGAN, from the exons ATGAACTCGCATCTGCGTGGCTCTCAACCCGGCCCTGCGAATATGGCTATGCACCAGCAGTTCCGCGAGGCTGTCATCAGAGAAATCATCCACGAAGAGATACTCATCGAGCAGAGGCATGAGCTGGCGGCTCTTGCGACCCTTCTGCTTGCAAAGgccagagaagaagaagaagactcTTCCAACAGT TACGAGACGTCATATGAATACtacgaagaagacgaggaagaggacgaagaggaccCCTCTTCGGTCGAACAACCTCAACCTACTGGCAGGAAAAGGACTCTCCCTCGCAACGATGCGCAGATTCCAGTACCTCAGAAGCGACAGAGGATAGACCCTACGCCCGCCGTGCACCCCCAACCCCCACCCCCGCAAGAGATCAAACGACCAGAGACCCCGCCAGAGGCGAAGAACTGGATGCCGACGTCGATGGGGAGTGCCGACAACTCACACCGGCACCCGGTACTTCAGGCTGCACTCCGCAAGGCCCCGATCACGTACGCTCGCCCTGTCGCGCAGACCTTTCTCGAGGAACTGGATTGCGATAAGCTCGGCGCTCTGGACGTCGCCAAGGCCGTCTTTGATATGGGCATCCGGTACTCCAAGATGGCATCGGACGACGAGTTCAACATTGTCTTTTGTGTGACTTTGGCGAACCCGCGTGATGCGGTCCGATACAACATTGGTACTCCGTCGGAAAAGCATATGATTTTCTGGGGTAGAGTTCAACGCATCACGCATAGGGATATACCACCGGACCCGTTCAAGACCCCGATAAAGCAACCAGAGAGGAAGGCAGAGGTGAAGCCCGAGCCTAAGGTGACCACGAGGAGAACGGTGCCTGCACCTGTGAGGGAGAAAGCCGAACCTAAGCCGGCTGCCAGGAGAGTCGCTGCACCTGCACCGGCACCTGTGAGGGAGAAGCCAAGGGGAAACCTCAAGGCCAGTCtgatcaaggaggttgatgagaagacaAAGATCCCGCTGAACGAGAGAGTGAGGAAGTGGCTGGACGAGGTGATTTCAATGGACAGCGGTGCAAATTGA
- a CDS encoding Abhydrolase-3 domain-containing protein, which translates to MPSLKARLINYYIWWQFKPTWSSAEGINNRIAKSRLNPSFQPPKKLYNDFSIEEAERSGYVVYTLTHKSDTPKAARILYLHGGGFVFDITPQHWELVAQLARRLNAVVTVPIYPLGPETRLMKMYELVQPLHDELAGADDPTPFWMVGDSAGGTMTLVLTQRARLAGNPTAKLLVPITPCTDSTLLNPDMHAASLTDPWLGVEGIAEITQLICPEMDTKHPCVSPIYGDLALPPMLVFAADLDLLTPDTKLMVNKAREQGTEVELVVGEGMVHVWPLLPIWEAQQAVDKMIEWLGQERK; encoded by the coding sequence ATGCCCTCCCTCAAGGCCCGGCTCATCAACTACTACATCTGGTGGCAGTTCAAGCCAACCTGGAGCTCCGCAGAGGGCATCAACAACCGCATCGCTAAGAGTCGCTTGAACCCCAGCTTCCAGCCGCCCAAGAAGCTCTACAATGACTTCTCCATTGAGGAAGCAGAGCGCTCGGGATATGTCGTCTATACCCTGACTCACAAGTCGGATACTCCCAAGGCTGCACGCATCCTCTACCTCCATGGCGGTGGTTTCGTCTTTGATATCACCCCGCAGCACTGGGAACTGGTTGCTCAGCTGGCGCGTCGGCTGAATGCTGTTGTCACCGTGCCCATCTACCCCTTGGGCCCTGAGACTAGACTCATGAAGATGTATGAGCTTGTGCAGCCTCTTCACGATGAGCTCGCCGGGGCTGACGACCCAACGCCCTTCTGGATGGTTGGCGACTCTGCTGGAGGAACCATGACCCTCGTCCTCACACAGAGAGCTCGTCTGGCTGGGAACCCAACAGCCAAGCTCCTCGTGCCCATCACGCCCTGCACGGATTCAACGCTCCTCAACCCGGACATGCACGCAGCCTCGCTCACGGACCCGTGGCTGGGTGTGGAGGGCATCGCCGAGATCACGCAGCTCATCTGCCCCGAGATGGACACCAAGCACCCGTGTGTGAGCCCCATCTACGGCGATCTGGCTCTCCCACCTATGCTGGTTTTTGCGGCCGACCTGGATCTCCTGACGCCCGACACCAAGTTGATGGTCAACAAAGCGAGGGAGCAGGGCACCGAGGTGGAGTTGGTGGTCGGCGAGGGCATGGTGCATGTGTGGCCGCTGCTCCCCATCTGGGAGGCGCAGCAGGCTGTGGACAAGATGATTGAGTGGCTGGGTCAGGAGAGGAAGTGA